The Halococcus salifodinae DSM 8989 genomic interval TGTCCGGGTGTTCGCACCTACTGGAATGGAATCAGTACGCGTCTGTCCGAATTGCCCAGGGAAAGTCCGCGACGGGGCTGACGTCCGTGATGCCCGATCACCGCGACACTGACGGCCGTTATCGAACGGCCAGATACGGCTGTCCGGTCAGTGTCAACCGTAACACCGCTCTGAAATCGAGTGACGCCATTCAGAGATTGGATACTGTCGGACGAGCATGTCCCTATAATTCACACGTTCTGCCCACAGATACATCATGACCTCACAAGCGACCGAACCTATCAACAACGCGCGCGAGCGTGTTGAGCAAGAACAGGCCCGAACACAGGTCGAAGAGCGCGCATTCCAGCGGTTTCATACCCACGTTGCCGATATCGAATGCAGNGAGCGTGTTGAGCAAGAACAGGCCCGAACACAGGTCGAAGAGCGCGCATTCCAGCGGTTTCATACCCACGTTGCCGATATCGAATGCAGCCACTCCCAGAACGAGGCCTGGGGGCAACCACAGAACTCAATCTGTGTACACCCCAATACGGAACCCGGCGGAGCGATGGTCGAACGAATCAAGGATGCTTTTCAGGAGACGCTACTGGATACCAATCACTACGACGACGAGTACAACGACGCCTCGATCTATGAAACCATCGCGGCAGAGTTCGGGCCAGCCATTGCCCACGTCCTCAGGCAGAACACCCACATCTCCCCGGACCTCCAGACGACGATCCTTGATGCTGCAGAGCAGGCGTCTCGCGAGCGCAAAGCGTTCTCGATGTGGCTCGATCGAGAAGCCACCTCGCTCGCGGAAGCTGCCGATCAACTGTGCGAAATTGACGCTGCTGTCTCCGAATTTGCTAATTCACCATTTGAAGGGTGGTCCGCCAGGGAACTCAGGGCCGCTCGTGACCGACTCTATACGCTTGAACACGACTGCGATATGCTCGCCAATCAACGCCAAGCGTTCCNGAGCGTGTTGAGCAA includes:
- a CDS encoding DUF7563 family protein, which gives rise to MPECQNCEAFVTDQYVRVFAPTGMESVRVCPNCPGKVRDGADVRDARSPRH